The Fibrobacter sp. genome segment GCCATAGAAGACGGCGGAAACGTGTTTGAAGCCGTCGGCGGGTACACGGATTACGAAAATAATCGCAAAATTCGTGACAAGGAAGCGGCCAATGCTGCCAAGATTGCCGAAGAAAGGGCTTCTTTGTCGAAAAATTCAGCTCCGGGACAGCCTGGAACGGCAAAAAACGCGGTTTCTGACCAGAACCCTGCGAAGAAAAAGAAGCGTAGCTATAACGAAGAGCGCGAATATGCCGCTCTTCCCGAAAAAATTGAGAAACTCGAAGCCGAAATTGCTGAATTTCAGGCGGAATTGGCAAAACCGGAAGTCTATACCGACGCAAAACGCATAGTCGAATTGCAGAAAGAGCTGGCCGACCGCGAATCGGAACTGGAAAAAGCCTACGAAAGATTCGGGGAACTTGACTCCTTAGGTGGATAATATATCCAAAAAATATGGGCAGGGGTACTTGTGCGCTGGCTCACAATATATTATTTTCTTACTATAAGGATATTCAATGGAACATTGAAAAGGGGAACGGTATGAACGGAAAACTTTCTATTATTGCCCTTGCTCTTTTGAGCGGTGTCGTCATGGCGGCGCCGGAACGCGTATGGAGCATTACCGAGGGTAACGGCAAGACAATTCATCCTTACGGGAAGTGGTATACTTATACGTATTCCGAATCTGGCTCTGCAGCCAAGATTGACACCGCGACGACAGCGACGGCCAAAGTGATTACGGCGTCGGTTGGAAGGACTATATCCTCTTCCGCGGGAGTGGGCTTCGGATGGGGTGCCAAACAGGACAGCATCAAGGACCTGAGCATTTATGAGGGCGTGTGCCTCACCTATGCGGCCGAAGCGGCTTTCCGTCTCGACTTCAAGCAGACTACAGTCAAGGACGGCAACTACAACGGGTATAACGTCCCGGCACAGGCGTCAATCGATACCATCTTCATCCCGTTCTCCGAATTGGCTCAGGAAAAAGGCTGGGGTGTGACCAGGGCGCTTGACCTTACGAAGCAGACGGGTGTCCAGTTCAGCTACAAGCAGTCGTTCGTCGAGACCGAAGGCGTCCTCAAGAACGTCATCAAGATTGCTGCAATCCATTTCGGCAGTTCGTGCAGCAGCCATGCGCCGAACTTGAAGACTGGCGTCACTTCGCCTGATTCCAAGACTCTTTATGAAGGCGATACGCTCAAGATTGGTTTCAAGGAAATCTTCGAGGATGCCGATGGCGACGATCTGAACATCACGATGTCTATGAGTGGCGATATCGTGGATCTCAAGGAAGCGAAGAGCTATTCCATGAGCGACTTCGCGTGGCTCAAGAGCAAGCCGAATCCGGCTTCGGGCGCTTCTGCGACGGTATCTTTCCAGGCGACCGATCCTACGGGCAAGTCTGTAAGCTATACGGTCAAGGTCTCGCTTGTCGATCGTCAGAATCCTCCAGTTGCCGTGAATGACAACTATACGGTGGATGAAGATTCCAAGCTGACGGTTTCTGCCGCGAAGGGAGTGCTTCGCAACGATTACGATGATGACGACGATCCCGACAATCCGTCGATTACGGCTACGTTGGATTCCACGACGCAGCATGGTGTACTCACCTTCAGCGGAAGCGGTTTCACCTACACCCCCGAGGCGGATTTCTATGGTACTGATTATTTCGTCTACCATGTGACCGATGGTTCCGGCAATACCAGCAACATGGCGACCGTTACCATCACGGTGAACAACGTGGAAGATCCCGCGACGCTCACAATCAATCATCCCTTCCTCTATGTAGGCTCTCTTGACGAAGACGCCGTGAATTTTGAGGACGGAGTCAAGGTGAAAGAAGATTTCGACGACTTCGATATCTTTATCCCGGGCGAAAATATTGAATTCTCCGACCCCGATGTGTTGACGGCTGGCTTCCCGCTCAAAGTCGCCTGCGCGAAGGGATTGGTCGAAGTGGCATATACGAAGATTTCCGGCAATCATGTCATTTCCGTGACTGCGGTGCCTAATGCGAACGGCAAGGACGTCATCAAGCTGTTCACTATTGACGGCAAGGATACTGTTGGTATTTCTATCCCCGTTGAGGTGGCTGCTGTTGCCGACAAGCCGGTTGCAAAGAACGATGCGTACGAGATGGGTCAGGATACCGTGAATGTGGTTTCTGCCAAGCTGGGCGTGCTTGCCAACGACGTGAACCCCGATGGCGCATCCGTGCTCAAGGCCTACCTCTTCGAGGATGCCGACCACGGCAAGGTCAAGCTCGCGACTGATGGCTCGTTCACTTACGAAGTCGGCGACTTCAATGGCGAGGACATCTTTACCTACTTTGTTGTCAATGCCGAAGGCGATACTTCCGAGGTTGCCGCAGTGACTCTTACTGTGGAATACAGGAACCGCGGGCCCGTTGTTCTTGCAGCTGCGAGGGATACCGCAGGCGCTCGCGTTGCTGCCCTGAATGAAGATTTCGCGAAGACCATCGAGTTCAAGGCGTCCGAAGTGAAGACCTGGTTCGAGGATCCTGAAGGCGATCCGATTAGCTTCAGAGCGTCCAATCCCGACAGCCTGTTGAATGTTACGAGCACTGTGGCCGGTACTATTACGGTCAAGGCGGTAAGGGATGCTTGTGGTGAAACCACGCTCGACGTGATTGCGACCGACTCCGCGAACAATTCGACAACGTTTAGCCTTCCGGTCTCTATTGATTGCGTGAACGATGTTCCGGTCCGCATAGGCGCGGCTGCCGATACGATTCTGGTGCCGCCCAGCGGCTGGCGCAAGGCTTTCTACGTGTTTGACCTCTTCGAAGACGTGGACGATACCGTGCTGACGCTGAAGGTTACGACTCTCAACAAGGAAAGGGTTATCAAGGGCGAGGTTATTGGCGACAGCCTTATCGTGAATCTCTTCGATGATAAGGTCTACTTGCAGAAAAAGGTGCCGTACTCCATCAAGGTCAACGTGACGGATGGAATGGGTAAGACTGCCGTTCCGAAGACGCTTGTGTTCCTCGTGGACGAGAGCATGGCTCTCCCGCAGGTTGCCTCTGCTTCCAAGATGGGCTGGCAGGGCGCCATCCGTGCCGAACAGGGCGTGGCCGCCATCTTCGACATGCAGGGCCGCGTGATGTGGAAGTCCGCGCTCCCGGTATCCGAAGCCGACGTGCGTAACGCCGCCGCCAAGGTGCAGGGCCGCAAGATCCTGCAGGTCAACAAGCAGACTTGGACCATCAAGTAACGCTTGGAAAAGCGATAAGAAAAAGCCCCGCGATTGCGGGGCTTTTCTTGTAAGGTCTTGAAGGGGTCTCCCGCTTGCGCGGGGTGCCGCTTACTTGACGAGAGCTTCGGTATCGAGGGCGATAAGCAGCTCTTCGTTGGTGGCGACCACCATAGCAGTCGGCGTGCCGTCCTTGCTGATGATGTGGCCGGAGTTCTTGCCGTTGTCCTCATTGCGGGCG includes the following:
- a CDS encoding Ig-like domain-containing protein, whose translation is MNGKLSIIALALLSGVVMAAPERVWSITEGNGKTIHPYGKWYTYTYSESGSAAKIDTATTATAKVITASVGRTISSSAGVGFGWGAKQDSIKDLSIYEGVCLTYAAEAAFRLDFKQTTVKDGNYNGYNVPAQASIDTIFIPFSELAQEKGWGVTRALDLTKQTGVQFSYKQSFVETEGVLKNVIKIAAIHFGSSCSSHAPNLKTGVTSPDSKTLYEGDTLKIGFKEIFEDADGDDLNITMSMSGDIVDLKEAKSYSMSDFAWLKSKPNPASGASATVSFQATDPTGKSVSYTVKVSLVDRQNPPVAVNDNYTVDEDSKLTVSAAKGVLRNDYDDDDDPDNPSITATLDSTTQHGVLTFSGSGFTYTPEADFYGTDYFVYHVTDGSGNTSNMATVTITVNNVEDPATLTINHPFLYVGSLDEDAVNFEDGVKVKEDFDDFDIFIPGENIEFSDPDVLTAGFPLKVACAKGLVEVAYTKISGNHVISVTAVPNANGKDVIKLFTIDGKDTVGISIPVEVAAVADKPVAKNDAYEMGQDTVNVVSAKLGVLANDVNPDGASVLKAYLFEDADHGKVKLATDGSFTYEVGDFNGEDIFTYFVVNAEGDTSEVAAVTLTVEYRNRGPVVLAAARDTAGARVAALNEDFAKTIEFKASEVKTWFEDPEGDPISFRASNPDSLLNVTSTVAGTITVKAVRDACGETTLDVIATDSANNSTTFSLPVSIDCVNDVPVRIGAAADTILVPPSGWRKAFYVFDLFEDVDDTVLTLKVTTLNKERVIKGEVIGDSLIVNLFDDKVYLQKKVPYSIKVNVTDGMGKTAVPKTLVFLVDESMALPQVASASKMGWQGAIRAEQGVAAIFDMQGRVMWKSALPVSEADVRNAAAKVQGRKILQVNKQTWTIK